Proteins from a genomic interval of Trichoderma breve strain T069 chromosome 2, whole genome shotgun sequence:
- a CDS encoding MYND finger domain-containing protein gives MATPQFVCANWSADNTGCKKFGKYTCKGCHLVVYCGSDCQKSHWALHKIDCKSPLGNETWRPSWALENRKPAFLETGNRNIIPSFADEKRLWGNIPAIDVLKLESNEGVDYGKQIDLLFAVSGDLRNVVKTIAQIPASYNKLIVVIINDDDLDVMARNVIILLIALVSDNIDEAVDCIIHVWYSALIRKSDLDMIQQKILPLVQGIIEKVKDKDSHSLLGKTWRFGKRSLRLVLQKSQWARLLTYMKTPEGLTAERASRIRTAVTLAESKKDSLDRHLTFQSPARRIAKHRFRQDGLLLPFGAPRHEFQEPNPTLFHVTDSWPMNECADPLHGWSLKDVEDSSSGPATADIYGKLFNHIRTTLRAFLIRLSDSQMAFRLFCMGFGEIYTILECNTFNRIEVSNVADNLLAGIHHTASAMGPLLQCPRANPHATLITLFRNAITETMTMQDRMMDMYTRRPETKLIREYISHIGAKSFHHPLLDHRPLMWTYAQANVAAYDPILIGSWRTSGSRRLKLRYDQPGTLEELISLNNEIVFAKERYVEWRRR, from the exons ATGGCAACTCCACAGTTTGTATGCGCAAACTGGAGCGCCGACAACACTGGCTGCAAGAAATTCGGCAAGTACACTTGCAAAGGCTGTCATCTCGTCGTG TACTGTGGTTCGGACTGCCAAAAATCCCACTGGGCCCTGCACAAAATAGACTGCAAATCGCCTCTGGGCAATGAAACCTGGCGTCCTAGCTGGGCTCTGGAGAACCGAAAGCCAGCTTTTTTGGAGACTGGCAATAGAAATATCATACCCTCGTTTGCCGACGAGAAGCGTCTTTGGGGAAATATTCCCGCCATCGACGTGCTTAAGCTTGAGTCAAACGAAGGTGTTGATTATGGAAAGCAGATAGACCTCTTATTTGCCG TTTCTGGGGATCTTCGAAATGTTGTCAAGACCATTGCTCAGATCCCTGCTAGCTACAACAAGCTCATCGTAGTTATCATCAACGACGATGATCTTGATGTGATGGCACGCAACGTCATCATACTCCTTATTGCCCTCGTGTCTGACAACATCGATGAGGCGGTGGACTGCATAATCCACGTCTGGTACTCGGCTCTCATCCGCAAGTCTGATCTCGACATGATTCAGCAAAAGATCTTGCCTCTTGTCCAAGGCATTAttgaaaaggtcaaggacaaAGATTCTCATAGCCTCTTGGGGAAGACATGGAGATTCGGAAAACGGTCCCTGAGGCTTGTGCTGCAAAAGTCACAATGGGCTCGCCTTTTGACCTACATGAAGACTCCAGAAGGCCTAACAGCAGAACGAGCAAGCCGTATTCGCACGGCTGTTACCCTTGCCGAATCTAAGAAGGATTCCCTGGATCGACATCTGACTTTTCAGTCGCCTGCCCGCCGAATTGCGAAGCATCGATTTCGGCAAGACGGACTCCTTTTGCCATTCGGGGCTCCGCGCCATGAGTTCCAGGAGCCGAATCC GACACTATTCCACGTTACTGATTCCTGGCCGATGAATGAGTGCGCCGATCCTCTCCACGGATGGTCCTTGAAGGACGTCGAAGACAGCTCAAGCGGGCCTGCGACTGCTGATATCTACGGCAAACTCTTCAACCACATTCGCACCACACTCCGAGCCTTTCTGATCCGTCTTTCAGACTCGCAAATGGCTTTTCGACTGTTCTGTATGGGGTTTGGTGAGATTTACACCATTCTTGAGTGCAATACATTCAATCGAATCGAG GTCTCCAATGTGGCagacaatctccttgctgGAATACACCACACAGCTTCAGCGATGGGTCCCTTACTTCAGTGCCCTCGAGCCAACCCGCATGCGACTCTCATCACTCTGTTCAGGAACGCCATTACAGAGACTATGACTATGCAGGACCGAATGATGGACATGTACACACGCCGCCCGGAGACGAAGCTCATACGTGAATATATCTCGCACATAGGAGCAAaatcttttcatcatccCCTGCTTGATCACAGACCACTCATGTGGACGTACGCTCAGGCAAACGTTGCGGCCTATGATCCCATTTTGATCG GTTCATGGAGAACTTCCGGTTCTCGCAG GTTGAAGCTCCGATACGACCAACCAGGAACCCTGGAGGAGCTAATCAGTCTCAATAACGAAATCGTGTTCGCAAAGGAGCGCTACGTGGAGTGGCGCAGACGTTAG
- a CDS encoding glycosyl hydrolase family 76 domain-containing protein — MKSALALALLGASAGAIKVDFTSDASIKDGASTIAYGLMKYYNGNETGQIPGNLPQPYFWWETGALFTALIDYWATTGDDSYNSLTSQGLLQQVGDNNNFMPANQTKTEGNDDQGIWALAAIAAAESGFPSPSKDEPQWQDLAVNAFNDLVQRWDTKNCDGGLRWQIFTFNAGYDFKNSASNGVFFDLAARLYLQTKNTTYSDWATKIFSWEQDAGLITDTNQVLEGVNTANCKNIDKTQTSLSASLFLHGSAVLYNATTSTQWKTRVDGLLKGVQEAFVSNGIFVEVSCETVKTCSTDLQAFKGFLIRSLGETAQLAPYTGATIQPILLTNAKAAAKACSGSPSKGFAGQAGTACGFSWAGSNSTFDGLTGVGEQMNALSAVVSTLTLNAKGQSNGTSPDKPSGTSPSSPATTTPKGAGNRVAADGMAALVVLGGILYGLL; from the exons ATGAAGTCTGCTTTGGCTCTTGCGTTGCTTGGTGCCTCTGCTGGCGCCATCAAGGTCGACTTTACTAGTGATG CCTCGATCAAAGATGGCGCGAGCACCATTGCGTATGGGCTCATGAAGTATTACAATGGCAACGAGACGGGCCAGATTCCGGGCAACCTCCCCCAGCCATACTTCT GGTGGGAAACGGGCGCCTTGTTCACGGCCTTGATCGACTACTGGGCCACGACGGGCGACGACTCGTACAACTCGTTGACCTCCCAGGGCCTGCTGCAACAGGTCggcgacaacaacaacttcatGCCGGCGAACCAGACCAAGACCGAGGGCAACGATGACCAGGGCATCTGGGCTCTGGCCGCCATCGCCGCGGCTGAGAGCGGATTCCCGAGCCCGTCCAAGGATGAGCCTCAGTGGCAGGACCTCGCTGTGAATGCCTTCAATGACCTTGTGCAGCGATGGGACACCAAGAACTGCGACGGCGGTCTTCGGTGGCAGATCTTCACCTTCAACGCCGGCTATGACTTCAAGAACTCGGCTTCCAACGGCGTCTTCTTTGATCTCGCCGCCAGGCTGTATCTGCAGACCAAGAATACCACGTACTCGGACTGGGCCACCAAGATCTTCAGCTGGGAGCAGGACGCCGGCCTCATCACCGACACTAACCAGGTCCTCGAGGGCGTCAACACCGCAAACTGCAAGAACATCGACAAGACCCAGACCAGCCTGAGCGCGAGTCTCTTCCTGCACGGCAGTGCTGTCCTGTACAACGCCACGACATCTACCCAGTGGAAGACGCGCGTCGACGGCCTGCTCAAGGGCGTGCAGGAGGCTTTTGTCAGCAACGGCATCTTCGTCGAGGTTTCGTGCGAGACGGTAAAGACGTGCAGCACCGATTTGCAGGCTTTCAAGGGCTTCCTTATTCGGTCGCTCGGGGAGACGGCTCAGCTGGCTCCTTACACCGGTGCCACCATCCAGCCGATTCTCCTCACGAACGCAAAGGCCGCGGCCAAGGCCTGCTCGGGATCGCCATCCAAGGGCTTTGCCGGCCAGGCGGGAACTGCGTGCGGATTCTCGTGGGCTGGGAGCAACAGCACCTTTGACGGACTGACGGGAGTTGGCGAGCAGATGAATGCTCTGTCTGCTGTTGTCTCGACTTTGACGCTGAATGCTAAGGGCCAGAGCAACGGAACGAGCCCTGACAAGCCTAGTGGAACTTCACCATCTAGCCCGGCTACTACGACGCCCAAGGGTGCTGGAAACAGAGTTGCTGCGGATGGCATGGCGGCTTTGGTTGTTTTGGGTGGGATTCTGTATGGGTTGTTGTAA
- a CDS encoding protein kinase domain-containing protein yields MSFSNGGGGTLALPSPTHVHHMDPASVRNLRRSMSRSPTKLFTRARTNSQGSNNTRHGSLSPTPPAVDSSFLASAPHLSPVQTPLRPGVKLSLRSAKSTKTAPASRITRTRASPKSPLKRALSATPDSGNSTSSRSPPSSPRPRFAGQENNNNNNININNTPSRSTLRKIFDRSTRQSVQFDLTEASQFSFLKALDSTSDSPMIPTTGALKRSDATMNLDQSTKGSPVAKRRHLHGITSSAQTDDLNIFGSSASPPGAFDIHEDSFPEYELSGMAGPAFHRDHLASPSPASNIPKRSSSLRRSTLQQRYGEKTSWGKQSGERQLSQPGSEFSTPVRRRPRLSTDSFVPPTAARENPFAPSATVSKAESKDHQPHPLSKTLTTSTSGNSLTEEQSLYAPAKVAHKPHPFSRSLPPGTPNQSHQLWIGAFSSTGLISKVNRNPEEEADKKMAPPDTPCKKHTNPFATFPPPSSSGKKRASYRKSFGGVPSTPFNPVLGRAPDTVGNPSKGLSIFQRGGALAARRGSILSVDGDDRKLFGDGADLATSTEGDASPTPTPTKNLLTPSFSGLSSLSESSQESPSANRSFLSSTVKATPPRPRDLSSSPADGRRTPQTPLETFLPIDASRLSISRAGDGRRETSMPPPVTPTTSRDFRSSMSIFVTPVNGRTSNVDVDASLHSKFDKVEQIGKGEFSTVYRNSVKSQVFAVKKSKHPYHGPKDRDVKLREARILQALSHAEHVVQYIDDWEHNFHLYIQTEFCEEGTLDKFLANIGQVGRLDDFRIYKILQDLCLGLKEIHEAGFMHLDMKPANILITFEGVLKIGDFGLAQAVSEDVRVDIEGDREYMAPEMLEGKADQSADIFSLGLMTLETAANVMLPDNGPTWVALRSGDLSEVPSLTWTPSSDVQRDALGNPADSASSDDVHTERTRSSGNLFGSFKRSELQQPPDFMVEAFHPSSLDSIVRWMTQQEPEERPRIEEVLALEGMQWVAEHRNAPAIVYEGNWGPSELFPVSIVHDSDLEMTDA; encoded by the exons ATGTCCTTTTCCAACGGTGGCGGTGGCACCTTGGCTTTGCCCTCGCCCACTCACGTTCATCATATGGACCCAGCCTCTGTTCGCAACCTTCGACGGTCAATGTCACGATCCCCCACCAAGCTTTTCACACGAGCAAGAACAAACTCTCAAGGTTCAAACAACACGCGACATGGTTCACTGTCTCCGA CTCCGCCAGCTGTCGACTCGTCGTTCCTCGCCAGCGCCCCGCACCTATCGCCTGTGCAGACACCCCTTCGGCCAGGCGTTAAGCTCTCGCTCCGATCCGCCAAAAGCACAAAAACGGCGCCTGCTTCGCGCATCACCCGAACACGAGCGTCCCCAAAGAGCCCGTTGAAACGCGCCTTGAGCGCCACTCCCGACTCTGGAAACTCTACTTCCTCACgctcgccgccatcttctcctagACCTAGATTTGCAGGACAGGAaaacaacaataacaacaacatcaacatcaacaataCACCCAGCCGCTCTACACTGCGCAAAATCTTCGACAGATCGACTCGGCAAAGTGTGCAATTTGATCTTACGGAAGCCTCTCAATTCTCATTTCTAAAAGCGTTGGATTCAACGAGCGACTCTCCCATGATTCCGACAACAGGTGCTTTGAAGCGCAGCGACGCAACGATGAACTTGGATCAGTCAACCAAAGGCAGCCCCGTGGCCAAGCGACGACACTTGCATGGCATTACGAGCTCTGCGCAGACGGATGATCTCAACATATTTGGCTCAAGCGCATCGCCGCCTGGAGCCTTTGATATACATGAAGATTCATTTCCTGAGTACGAGCTGTCGGGCATGGCGGGACCTGCCTTTCACCGTGATCACCTagcatctccttctcccgcATCAAACATTCCGAAACGATCTTCATCTCTCCGGAGATCAAcgctgcagcagcgctaCGGCGAAAAGACTTCTTGGGGGAAGCAGTCTGGTGAGCGACAGCTTTCGCAGCCTGGCAGTGAATTTTCAACGCCTGTTAGACGCCGGCCGCGACTTTCTACTGACTCTTTTGTGCCCCCAACAGCGGCTCGCGAGAATCCCTTTGCGCCCAGCGCGACTGTCTCCAAAGCTGAAAGCAAAGATCACCAGCCCCACCCGCTTTCCAAGACCCTGACCACTTCCACATCTGGCAACAGTTTGACTGAAGAGCAATCACTCTATGCGCCTGCAAAGGTCGCCCACAAACCGCATCCCTTTTCAAGGTCTCTCCCCCCTG GAACGCCAAACCAATCTCACCAGCTCTGGATCGGCGCATTCAGCTCCACTGGCCTTATTTCCAAAGTGAACCGAAATcctgaggaggaggccgacaAGAAAATGGCGCCGCCTGATACGCCGTGCAAAAAACACACCAACCCGTTCGCGACCTTTCCGCCGCCCTCTAGTtctggaaagaagagagcaagCTATCGCAAATCGTTTGGCGGTGTCCCCTCTACCCCGTTTAACCCTGTCCTGGGTCGTGCCCCTGATACCGTTGGCAACCCTTCAAAAGGCCTGTCAATCTTCCAACGCGGTGGTGCTCTGGCCGCCCGCCGTGGAAGCATCCTTAGCGTCGATGGTGACGACCGGAAACtgtttggtgatggtgccgaCCTTGCAACCTCGACCGAAGGCGATGcctctcccactcccactcccaccAAAAACCTTCTAACGCCAAGCTTCAGTGGTCTGAGCAGCCTTAGTGAAAGTTCTCAGGAAAGCCCAAGTGCCAACCGATCGTTTTTGTCCTCAACAGTCAAGGCAACACCCCCACGACCACGAGATCTCAGCT CGAGCCCTGCCGATGGACGACGCACTCCTCAGACCCCCCTGGAAACCTTTCTGCCAATAGATGCCAGCCGCTTATCCATCTCCCGAGCTGGGGACGGACGGAGAGAAACCAGCATGCCACCACCGGTCACACCAACCACGAGCCGAGACTTCCGATCGTCTATGAGCATCTTCGTCACGCCAGTCAACGGTCGTACCAGTAACGTGGATGTCGATGCCAGCCTGCACTCCAAGTTTGACAAGGTTGAGCAGATTGGCAAGGGCGAGTTTTCTACCGTATACAGG AATTCCGTCAAGAGCCAAGTCTTTGCCGTCAAAAAGAGCAAACATCCGTACCATGGCCCCAAAGACAGGGACGTAAAGCTGCGCGAAGCTCGCATTCTACAGGCTTTATCACATGCTGAACATGTTGTGCAATATATCGACGATTGGGAGCATAACTTTCACCTTTACATCCAGACAGAGTTTTGCGAAGAGGGAACCCTGGATAAATTTTTGGCCAACATCGGACAAGTTGGTCGTTTGGATGATTTCCGCATCTACAAGATCTTGCAGGATCTTTGCTTG GGATTGAAAGAGATTCACGAAGCCGGATTTATGCATCTAGATATGAAACCGGCAAATATTCTCATTACCTTTGAGGGAGTCCTCAAGATTGGCGACTTTGGATTGGCCCAGGCTGTTTCTGAAGACGTCCGGGTAGATATTGAAGGAGATCGCGAGTACATGGCCCCGGAAATGTTGGAAGGCAAAGCCGATCAGTCTGCCGATATCTTTTCCCTTGGTCTCATGACTTTGGAAACGGCGGCCAATGTGATGCTTCCCGACAACGGGCCTACATGGGTTGCTCTCAGATCTGGCGATCTCTCTGAAGTACCCAGCCTCACTTGGACGCCATCGAGCGATGTCCAGCGGGATGCTCTTGGTAACCCTGCCGACTCTGCGTCGAGCGATGATGTCCACACTGAGAGAACACGGAGCTCTGGCAACCTGTTTGGCTCTTTTAAGCGATCGGAACTTCAGCAGCCTCCCGACTTTATGGTTGAGGCCTTCCACCCCAGCTCCCTTGATTCCATTGTTCGGTGGATGACACAGCAGGAGCCTGAAGAACGGCCACGCATCGAAGAAGTCTTGGCATTGGAAGGTATGCAGTGGGTGGCAGAGCACCGCAATGCGCCCGCCATTGTCTACGAGGGAAACTGGGGCCCCTCGGAGCTGTTTCCCGTCTCCATCGTCCACGACAGCGACCTCGAAATGACAGATGCCTga
- a CDS encoding FAD dependent oxidoreductase domain-containing protein, whose translation MVTATLQDGQSGLPSPRSTKSFWHRDPSYVLLGRRSTPELPATADVVIVGSGITGAFAARELVAGGRSVLMLEAREACWGATGRNGGHCQPMIYGREPHIARFELETYRFLEDIVTKFNVPCDWRRVGGVHALPTDEFVELVAKRIDNINKHHPDLAGKAELFTKPEDLAALRVPNARGAVLQPYAAKCWPYKLVAWILEALFTQQSTEVFNLQTTTPVTHVQKAEGLDSWVVHTPRGQVVAKEVLLATNGYTSHLLPKMTGLIVPVRGQVSALEPPDRNVMLEHSHVWLAEDSDNYLIERDDPLEMIIVGGERLSVPDGGEGVWKDDEIDDEVAARLRRSLRPALKLRPEGEKEEEELRARYQWTGIMGYSADGSPFVGDVPEELGGGARLWVCAGYTGHGMPVAARCAVAVSQMILGRQGEVGSVEVPKEWEVTADRAERARGRELAKSSMEEFMMEMRALVEKGL comes from the exons ATGGTGACCGCTACTCTGCAAGACGGGCAATCCGGGTTGCCGAGCCCACGAAGCACCAAGTCGTTTTGGCATCGCGATCCGTCATATGTGCTTCTGGGCCGTCGATCAACGCCAGAGCTGCCTGCGACGGCAGATGTCGTCATTGTTGGCAGCGGTATAACGGGGGCTTTTGCTGCGCGGGAGCTTGTTGCCGGGGGGAGGTCggtgttgatgctggaggcGAGGGAGGCTTGCTGGGGGGCTACAGGAAGG AatggaggccattgccagccCATGATTTACGGTAGGGAGCCACACATTGCGCGGTTTGAGCTTGAGACGTATCGCTTCTTGGAGGACATTGTCACAAAGTTCAATGTGCCGTGTGATTGGAGGAGGGTTGGTGGTGTTCATGCTTTGCCCACGGATGAATTCGTCGAGCTCGTGGCCAAGAGGATTGACAACATTAACAAGCATCATCCTGATTTGGCTGGCAAAGCGGAGTTGTTTACGAAGCCTGAGGACCTTGCAGCGCTGAGAGTGCCCAATGCTCGAGGAGCGGTGCTGCAGCCGTATGCTGCAAAGTGCTGGCCGTATAAACTAGTTGCTTGGATTCTGGAGGCATTGTTCACGCAGCAGTCGACCGAGGTGTTTAATCTACAGACTACGACGCCGGTGACGCATGTACAGAAGGCAGAGGGGCTGGACTCGTGGGTGGTCCACACGCCAAGGGGACAGGTTGTGGCAAAGGAGGTGCTTCTCGCGACGAATGGGTATACGTCTCACCTGCTGCCCAAGATGACGGGGCTGATTGTTCCCGTCAGGGGGCAGGTTTCCGCGCTGGAGCCGCCGGATAGGAACGTTATGCTGGAGCATAGTCACGTCTGGCTTGCGGAGGATAGCGACAATTATTTGATTGAGAGGGACGATCCGCTGGAGATGATTATTGTAGGGGGTGAGAGGTTGAGTGTTCCTGACGGAGGGGAAGGAGTGTGGAAGGAcgatgagattgacgatGAGGTGGCGGCGCGGCTACGACGGTCACTTCGCCCAGCATTGAAGTTGCGGCCAGAGggcgagaaggaggaggaagagctgagGGCACGGTATCAGTGGACGGGCATCATGGGGTATTCCGCAGACGGTAGTCCCTTTGTCGGGGACGTCCCCGAGGAGCTTGGTGGTGGAGCTAGGCTGTGGGTTTGCGCTGGGTATACCGGCCACGGCATGCCCGTGGCGGCGAGATGCGCCGTTGCCGTCTCGCAGATGATTCTGGGACGGCAGGGAGAGGTTGGGAGCGTGGAGGTGCCCAAGGAATGGGAGGTGACGGCGGATAGGGCAGAGAGGGCCAGGGGGAGGGAGTTGGCGAAGAGTTCGATGGAGGAGTttatgatggagatgagagcGTTGGTTGAGAAGGGGTTGTGA